One Weissella ceti DNA window includes the following coding sequences:
- a CDS encoding iron chelate uptake ABC transporter family permease subunit codes for MPKAYTGVLTAALILSIGAAFLLGSTYINPQNLIQAKPEAWQLIIHYRLPRIITAVVGGAMIGWSSVLIQLVLRNRLIDTSILGMMNGAQFLMLCLIVLMPMLTTINVLVASFCGVIISIGWRIVMPKQRTTMQLILMGIATAMTFQALTQLTTTGFGVPLPTLSTVTLSQTIQLLVILLIGLMGLIVVWPNLKYFALSSEQLSLLKISEHKTVYLVLGTVGLWSGAVTSLLGVIFFLGAVLPQITRFIAPHAKSQALFMPTGLCGSLLLLNADTIARTIVAPTELSTGAVLLAISGPLFVLLLMKGGK; via the coding sequence ATGCCTAAAGCATATACCGGCGTCCTAACAGCCGCCCTTATTCTTAGTATTGGGGCGGCTTTCTTGTTAGGAAGTACGTATATAAATCCACAGAATTTGATTCAAGCGAAGCCAGAAGCGTGGCAATTAATCATCCATTATCGACTACCACGGATTATTACCGCTGTCGTAGGTGGTGCAATGATCGGTTGGAGTAGTGTGTTGATTCAACTTGTATTACGCAATCGATTAATTGATACGTCTATTTTGGGGATGATGAATGGCGCTCAATTTTTGATGTTGTGTCTGATTGTGTTAATGCCCATGCTTACGACAATTAATGTCTTGGTAGCGAGTTTCTGTGGCGTCATTATTAGTATTGGTTGGCGGATTGTTATGCCAAAGCAACGTACAACTATGCAATTAATTTTGATGGGAATTGCGACAGCAATGACCTTCCAAGCGCTGACGCAATTAACAACAACGGGCTTTGGCGTGCCACTACCAACTCTGAGTACGGTAACTTTAAGCCAGACTATCCAACTACTAGTTATCTTATTAATAGGATTAATGGGATTAATTGTTGTCTGGCCTAATCTGAAATACTTTGCATTGTCATCAGAACAGCTAAGTCTGTTAAAAATATCAGAGCATAAGACAGTATATCTTGTTCTAGGGACTGTGGGACTATGGTCTGGAGCGGTGACAAGTCTCTTAGGGGTTATCTTCTTTTTAGGCGCAGTATTGCCACAGATTACACGGTTTATCGCACCGCATGCTAAGTCACAAGCCTTGTTTATGCCAACTGGCTTATGCGGCAGTCTATTGTTATTGAACGCTGATACAATTGCACGAACAATTGTGGCACCAACTGAATTATCAACTGGTGCGGTGTTGTTAGCGATTAGTGGACCGTTGTTTGTTCTGTTACTTATGAAGGGTGGTAAATAG
- a CDS encoding ABC transporter substrate-binding protein → MTKTQLRLMAGCVLVLVLLAGGWLWLAFAQMTPGNSDQAFKRVVTTTNAQSEVFDQLGIEQVVGVATPGTNKQVPTRYAELPQVGNHVSPNMEKIGSLKPDAVYVDAALIDDYKKRLTSDGIKVEVLNFKTVANLQDSITKLGDTFGKEQEAVKLNRTLDLKDRKMTKHPKVLLLMGMPGGSFLAGTKYSYVGDLVERAGGEIMTTSDAKSDYVQPNMEQLVHEQPDVIITMAHAMEDSVFASFKETLQSANWQQMRAVKNKHVYQAKEPIFGMTANLNAPQAFKQIQDWLAEVKSK, encoded by the coding sequence ATGACAAAAACACAATTACGATTGATGGCCGGATGTGTACTTGTACTTGTCTTATTGGCTGGGGGCTGGTTATGGTTGGCGTTTGCTCAAATGACGCCTGGTAATTCAGATCAAGCATTTAAGCGGGTAGTAACAACAACTAATGCACAGAGTGAAGTGTTTGATCAATTAGGAATTGAGCAAGTTGTAGGTGTTGCTACGCCGGGTACGAATAAACAAGTACCAACTCGTTATGCTGAGTTACCGCAAGTAGGCAATCATGTGTCACCCAACATGGAAAAAATTGGGTCGCTAAAGCCAGATGCCGTCTACGTGGATGCAGCACTGATTGATGATTACAAGAAGCGATTAACTAGTGATGGTATTAAAGTTGAAGTACTTAATTTTAAAACAGTCGCTAATTTACAAGATAGTATCACTAAGTTAGGTGATACTTTTGGTAAAGAACAAGAAGCGGTTAAATTAAACAGAACGTTAGATTTAAAAGACCGAAAAATGACTAAGCATCCCAAAGTGTTACTTTTGATGGGTATGCCAGGTGGATCATTCTTAGCTGGAACGAAGTATAGTTATGTTGGGGATTTAGTCGAACGTGCCGGTGGTGAAATTATGACCACTAGTGATGCAAAGAGTGACTATGTCCAACCAAATATGGAACAACTTGTTCATGAACAACCCGACGTGATTATTACCATGGCTCATGCGATGGAAGATAGTGTCTTTGCAAGTTTCAAAGAAACATTGCAATCCGCTAATTGGCAACAAATGCGCGCTGTAAAAAATAAGCATGTTTATCAAGCTAAAGAACCAATTTTTGGCATGACTGCTAATTTGAATGCACCACAAGCATTTAAGCAAATTCAAGATTGGCTTGCGGAAGTAAAGTCTAAATAA
- a CDS encoding ABC transporter ATP-binding protein, with product MVELNHLSYSVGDKVILNNVSAQLIDHEITCLIGPNGVGKSTLFNLITKQLQPTTGEIKDVPERIALLAQHNELFEPLTVRELLTIQSNDIDEEVVDLLQLTALLDKQMDQLSGGQRQLAWLGYVLHQKPDLLLLDEPTTYLDLRYQQLFLQALTTLQKQRRFTVLMVLHDLTQAFNVGDNIWLMNNQENLLSGIVPTMLDENLLSNTFGVPLHIVNVEQSVLIVPK from the coding sequence ATGGTAGAACTAAATCATCTTTCATATTCAGTAGGTGACAAAGTCATTTTAAATAATGTTAGCGCGCAACTAATCGATCATGAAATCACCTGTTTAATTGGACCGAATGGTGTCGGAAAATCAACATTATTCAATTTGATTACAAAACAGCTTCAACCAACTACTGGTGAAATTAAAGATGTGCCAGAAAGAATTGCGCTGTTAGCACAACATAATGAACTCTTCGAACCGTTAACGGTTCGTGAATTGTTGACGATTCAAAGTAATGATATCGATGAAGAAGTCGTAGACTTATTACAGTTAACAGCTTTACTGGATAAGCAGATGGATCAGCTATCGGGTGGACAACGCCAATTAGCTTGGTTAGGTTATGTCTTACATCAAAAACCAGACCTATTATTATTAGATGAGCCAACAACATATCTTGATCTGCGTTACCAACAATTATTCTTACAAGCGCTAACGACCTTACAAAAGCAACGCCGATTCACGGTCTTGATGGTCTTACATGATTTAACGCAGGCTTTTAATGTAGGGGACAATATCTGGTTGATGAATAATCAGGAGAACCTATTGTCAGGAATAGTTCCGACTATGTTAGATGAGAACTTGTTGTCAAATACATTTGGCGTACCTTTACACATCGTAAACGTTGAGCAAAGTGTATTAATAGTCCCTAAATAA
- a CDS encoding PTS lactose/cellobiose transporter subunit IIA — MDEQYMQVVMGIIMHAGNSKGLAHEALAAAKTGDFEAAHDFMSKADSALSEAHNVQTDMLTKEAQGEHTEVNLYMVHAQDHLMNAITYKDLVKEFIELYETKV, encoded by the coding sequence ATGGATGAACAATACATGCAAGTTGTGATGGGAATCATCATGCACGCTGGTAACTCAAAGGGTTTGGCTCACGAGGCTTTGGCTGCGGCTAAGACTGGTGATTTCGAAGCTGCGCATGATTTCATGTCAAAGGCTGACAGTGCCCTATCAGAAGCACACAATGTACAAACTGACATGCTAACTAAAGAAGCACAAGGTGAACACACTGAAGTGAACCTATACATGGTTCACGCTCAAGATCACTTGATGAACGCAATCACTTATAAAGACCTTGTTAAGGAGTTCATCGAACTCTACGAAACAAAGGTATAA
- a CDS encoding ATP-binding cassette domain-containing protein — protein MPDKIVLTNARENNLKNISLEIPKNKISIFTGVSGSGKSSIVFDTIAQESGRQMNETYTGIVRTFLPKYKRPDIDDITGISPVIIVNQKPMGGNARSTMGTTTDINSLFRILFSRVGHPHIGDYANQFSFNDPQGMCLTCEGLGRIITLNIDAAFDKTKSLNEGPFIYPGYKVDSMQWRMFAESGFFDNDKALEDYTDEEWHQFLYGEATRVEITYKKSKLEVTYEGFVTHFIRTQVKTDKEQTKTSAKIMEDFSIAEECPDCHGARYNDDVLSSKIDGYSIFDLTDMELDDLVEVLSKLSVPETAKGLIDGILGRANNLINIGLGYMNLTRETSSLSGGESQRVKMMKNLSSSLTDMVYIFDEPSTGLHPKDVHRLNELLRQIRDNGNTVLVVEHDPDVIKIADYIVDVGPKAGVHGGNVMYTGDYAGLLKSDTLTGRFLDNAMPFKEKPRAITTTIKTKTSHLHNLKDVALELPEHVLTVLTGVAGSGKSSLIQGVFLQEHPEAIYIDQKSIHTNSRSNPATYMDLMTPIRKLFATENDVDNGYFSYNSKGACTECNGTGKLQLNMSYMDQNDIECPRCHGTRFEDFVLQYTYKNKNIVEVMDMTVESALDYFEAKPILKKIQQLVDVGLGYLSLGQGLDTLSGGEAQRLKLAKELSGKNGIYVLDEPTTGLHMSDISLILEILNRLVDNGNTVVIIEHNVDVIRQADWMIDMGPTGGKAGGQIIYTGTPEGSVTDPNSVTGKYL, from the coding sequence ATGCCAGACAAAATTGTACTGACGAATGCACGAGAAAATAACTTAAAGAACATCAGCCTTGAAATTCCAAAGAATAAAATCTCTATTTTTACTGGGGTTTCAGGATCAGGGAAGTCATCAATTGTCTTCGATACAATTGCTCAAGAATCAGGACGTCAAATGAATGAAACATACACGGGGATTGTACGTACATTTTTGCCAAAATATAAGCGGCCTGATATTGACGATATTACAGGTATCTCACCGGTAATCATCGTTAATCAAAAGCCGATGGGTGGGAATGCTCGTTCAACGATGGGGACCACAACGGACATTAATTCATTGTTCCGTATCTTGTTTTCACGTGTCGGACATCCCCACATTGGTGATTACGCTAACCAATTCTCATTCAATGATCCACAGGGAATGTGTCTAACCTGTGAAGGTTTGGGACGAATTATCACCCTAAACATTGATGCTGCGTTTGATAAGACAAAGTCATTGAATGAAGGGCCGTTCATCTATCCTGGTTACAAGGTAGATAGCATGCAATGGCGTATGTTCGCAGAATCAGGTTTCTTTGATAACGATAAAGCGTTGGAAGATTACACTGATGAAGAGTGGCACCAATTCTTGTATGGCGAGGCAACTAGGGTTGAAATCACCTACAAGAAGTCAAAGCTAGAAGTTACGTACGAAGGTTTTGTAACGCACTTCATTCGTACACAAGTGAAGACAGACAAGGAACAAACAAAGACATCAGCCAAGATTATGGAAGACTTCAGTATCGCTGAAGAATGTCCTGATTGTCATGGTGCGCGTTACAACGATGATGTCCTAAGTTCAAAGATTGATGGGTATTCTATTTTTGATCTAACAGATATGGAATTGGATGACTTAGTAGAAGTACTATCTAAACTATCTGTACCTGAAACAGCCAAGGGGCTTATTGATGGTATCTTGGGCCGTGCCAATAACTTGATTAATATTGGGCTTGGCTACATGAATCTAACGCGTGAAACAAGCTCACTCTCAGGTGGTGAATCACAACGTGTCAAGATGATGAAGAATCTATCAAGTAGTTTGACCGACATGGTGTATATCTTTGATGAACCGAGTACTGGACTACATCCTAAGGACGTGCATCGTTTGAATGAACTACTGCGTCAAATTCGTGATAATGGTAATACTGTCTTGGTCGTCGAACATGACCCAGATGTGATTAAGATTGCGGATTATATTGTGGACGTTGGCCCTAAGGCAGGCGTGCACGGTGGTAACGTGATGTACACTGGTGATTACGCGGGGTTACTAAAGTCAGATACATTGACTGGACGTTTCCTAGATAACGCCATGCCATTCAAGGAAAAGCCACGTGCTATCACCACAACAATCAAGACGAAGACAAGTCATTTACACAATTTGAAGGATGTAGCCTTGGAACTACCAGAACATGTTCTGACTGTTTTGACAGGAGTAGCTGGTTCGGGAAAGAGTTCATTGATTCAAGGAGTCTTCTTACAAGAACATCCTGAGGCAATTTACATTGATCAAAAGTCAATTCATACAAATAGTCGCTCAAACCCAGCGACATACATGGATTTGATGACACCAATTCGTAAATTGTTTGCGACAGAAAATGATGTCGATAATGGTTACTTCAGCTACAACTCAAAGGGTGCATGTACGGAATGTAATGGAACTGGAAAGCTGCAACTAAACATGTCATACATGGACCAAAATGATATTGAATGTCCACGTTGTCATGGCACACGTTTTGAAGACTTCGTTCTACAATACACGTACAAAAATAAGAACATTGTGGAAGTGATGGATATGACCGTCGAATCTGCGTTGGACTACTTTGAAGCAAAGCCAATCTTGAAGAAAATCCAACAATTAGTTGATGTAGGACTGGGTTATCTAAGTCTTGGTCAAGGGTTAGATACACTATCAGGTGGTGAAGCCCAACGTTTGAAGTTGGCTAAGGAACTATCTGGAAAGAACGGTATCTATGTTCTGGACGAACCAACTACCGGACTACACATGTCAGACATTAGTTTGATTCTTGAAATCCTAAACCGCTTAGTTGATAACGGAAATACGGTCGTTATTATCGAACACAATGTTGATGTGATTCGTCAAGCAGATTGGATGATTGATATGGGACCAACTGGGGGTAAGGCTGGTGGGCAAATCATCTATACAGGGACACCAGAAGGTTCTGTAACGGATCCTAATTCTGTGACTGGTAAATACCTATAA
- a CDS encoding NEAT domain-containing protein: MMNIKKNILITLFLAISALFVGVPITSANTQTVPLSVLKEGTNQTSYAASYFSNVASVTPLGNGQYTITSSVTTNKSLGNYPVQIMSINGGAANTSKSANGQTQTITYSFQTNNLSARQNAVIKVDVDSINYHHVYNVGLQIDASSIKEPTQMKSTKKMTTREVASQADKQAKKQEITTSKRADMSSTEKTKAMSELSDVETKKASSEHEPAKKESAFGYSTNKKSADSQAKESRMTERSKQNHAAKKSDVTNKILIFIGSGLAVGILAAGAVIWFTSRKK; encoded by the coding sequence ATGATGAACATCAAGAAAAATATTTTAATTACACTGTTCCTGGCAATCAGTGCATTGTTTGTGGGGGTGCCGATCACTAGTGCGAACACACAGACAGTTCCGCTATCTGTGTTGAAAGAGGGAACAAACCAAACGTCTTACGCGGCATCATATTTTTCAAATGTTGCCAGTGTCACGCCGCTGGGTAATGGCCAATATACTATTACTTCAAGCGTAACAACAAATAAATCATTGGGAAATTACCCAGTCCAGATTATGAGTATTAATGGTGGGGCAGCTAATACGTCGAAGTCAGCTAACGGTCAGACGCAAACTATCACTTACTCGTTTCAAACGAATAATTTAAGTGCACGACAGAATGCGGTCATTAAGGTTGATGTGGATAGCATCAATTATCATCATGTTTACAATGTTGGGCTACAAATTGATGCTAGCTCTATTAAAGAACCTACCCAGATGAAGTCTACGAAAAAAATGACTACACGAGAAGTAGCTTCGCAAGCTGACAAGCAAGCCAAGAAACAAGAAATTACGACATCCAAGCGAGCAGATATGTCATCTACAGAGAAGACAAAAGCTATGTCTGAATTATCAGACGTCGAAACAAAGAAAGCATCAAGCGAGCATGAACCTGCTAAAAAAGAATCTGCGTTTGGATATAGCACAAACAAGAAGTCTGCAGACAGTCAGGCAAAGGAATCTAGAATGACGGAACGTAGTAAGCAGAATCATGCAGCTAAGAAGTCAGACGTAACGAATAAAATTCTTATCTTTATTGGTAGTGGTTTAGCAGTCGGTATTTTAGCGGCAGGTGCTGTGATTTGGTTTACATCAAGAAAGAAATAA